ACGTAAAACCGGAATTTTATGAAGCATTCGAAAATCCGGAACGCGAATTAATCTTCTCACACGAAAAACATCTGACTATGCCAGATGTTATATGCACTAGCTGTCATAAAAATTTGGATAAGGTAGATATTGCTTCTTCAAAGAACTTACCAGATATGGCAACTTGTAATACGTGTCATGATAACGCGAAGGCGACAAATTTGTGCGAAACCTGTCATACCAATTTTGATTCGCTCCTTCCGAACGACCACCGGGCAGGTAATTTCAAAAAAGACCACAAAAATTTAGTTCGTGTTGGTATGATGGATATAAGCTGTGCAACGTGCCATGATGATGTATTCTGTCAGCAATGTCATGACGGTGCAAGTTTAGCTAAGAATAGTCAAAAAGGGTTGATGATTAATCCGGCACCCCGACTTACGCGTCGTAATTCTCCAAAAATGCTTACAGTTCAAATGGCACACGATTTAAATTACAGATTTACTCACGGTATCGATGCCAAAGCAAAATCTACTGATTGCTACACTTGCCATCAACGCGAAACATTTTGTTCTGAATGCCATCAAGCCGGCGGAAATATTACACAAGGTAGTTTTAAGCCGAAGTGGCATAGCGAAATCGGATTTACAACATTCGGAGTTGGTTCCGGCGGTGGTAAACACGCCGAGCTTGGTCGTCGTGACATCGAAACCTGCGCGGCTTGTCACGATGCTAACGGCACCGACGCCACTTGCGTAAAATGTCATTTCGATAACGACGGAATTCGTGGAACGAATCCGAAAACTCATCAAACAGGATATATGAAAGATGAACGAGGGTTATGGCACGATACAAACGGAGCTACGTGTTACGTTTGCCATACAAGTCCTAACGCAAATAAAGATGGACTCAAAGCTGGCGGCTTCTGTAACTACTGTCATATATAAGGAAGAAAACTTATGAGAACGAAAAATATATTTTTGATTTTTGTAATATTTGTTTTATTTGGTGGTTGTTCCAATTT
Above is a window of Bacteroidota bacterium DNA encoding:
- a CDS encoding cytochrome c3 family protein, whose product is MNKRNILILISIFIIAAISIAMLNSQNRQSIEEDRSLKIKFSHQFHIEQGVDCADCHTDAATSKLSSDKLFGNHASCQTCHEEQVNNDCKFCHVKPEFYEAFENPERELIFSHEKHLTMPDVICTSCHKNLDKVDIASSKNLPDMATCNTCHDNAKATNLCETCHTNFDSLLPNDHRAGNFKKDHKNLVRVGMMDISCATCHDDVFCQQCHDGASLAKNSQKGLMINPAPRLTRRNSPKMLTVQMAHDLNYRFTHGIDAKAKSTDCYTCHQRETFCSECHQAGGNITQGSFKPKWHSEIGFTTFGVGSGGGKHAELGRRDIETCAACHDANGTDATCVKCHFDNDGIRGTNPKTHQTGYMKDERGLWHDTNGATCYVCHTSPNANKDGLKAGGFCNYCHI